A region of the Desulfarculaceae bacterium genome:
TTTCCTGCTGCGCCGCTTCGGAACCCCGCTGCGCGAGATTTCGGTGCCGGCGGACTACCTGCTGTTGTTCCTCTTGTTCTGCACGGCCATGAGCGGGGACATCATCTCCTGGGCCAACTCCTGGAGCGAGAACGGCTTTGTGCTCACCAAGCAGGACTTCGGGGCCTATCTGAACGGCCTGTTCCACTTCTCCTGGGCCGATCCGGCCGAGACCATCGACGGCGGCCACTACGTGGTGCTGGTGGTGCACGTGTTCCTGGCCAACCTCCTGCTGATGGTGCTGCCCTTCAGCAAGATCATGCACACCTTCTTCGCCATCCCGCTGAACAAGCTGAGGAGGGGCTAGAGCCATGGACGCCAAGCTGAAAAGAGAGATCATCGAGACCTTTGGCGAGCGCCTGAGCCAGGCGGCCAAGATGTATCTGGACAACTGCTCGCGCTGCGGCATCTGCATCGAGGCCTGCCACGCCTACGCCTCCTCGCCGGAGACCCGCTACAGCGCCGTGGGCCGCGCCCAGAACATCCGCCGGCTCTACGAGGAGTACTTCAAGAAGGGCAAGATCGCCAAAAAGCTCAACGAGGCGGTGGAGCTCAGTGACCACTGGATGCAGAAGGTCTACGAGACCGCCTACACCTGCACCGGCTGCCGCCGCTGCATGACCTACTGCCCCTTTGGCATCGACACCGGGGTAATCCAGGGCATCGCCAAGATGATGCTCATCGCGGCCAACGAAGAGCCCAAGACGCTCACCATGCTGGCCGACATGTCCATCGCCAAGGGTAAGACCATCGAAAAGACCAAGGAGAACTTCGCCGCCGCGGCCAAGAACCTGGAGAAAGAGGTTCTGGAGCGCTGGCGCTCCGAGGGCGGCGAGGAGGTGGTGCCCCTGGACGTGCAGGACGCGAGCGTGCTCTACGTGGCCCTGGCCGGCAAGCACTCCATCATTCCCGCGGCCGCCATCATGAACGCGGCCAAGGAGAAGTGGTCCCTGAGCTACTTCGAGGCGGTGAACTTCGGGGCCTTCGTGGGCAACCCGGCCAAGACCAAGGAGATCGCCGGGCGCATCATCGAGGAGGCCAAGCGCCTCAACGTGAAAGAGGTGGTGATCTGCGAGTGCGGCACCGCCTACCGCGTGATGAAGCATATGAGCGGCGAGAAGCCCTTCGGGGTCATCACCTTCGCCGAGCTCATCGCCCGCTACGTCAAGGAAGGCCGCATCAAGCTGGACAAGACGAAGCTCCCGGGCA
Encoded here:
- a CDS encoding (Fe-S)-binding protein; protein product: MDAKLKREIIETFGERLSQAAKMYLDNCSRCGICIEACHAYASSPETRYSAVGRAQNIRRLYEEYFKKGKIAKKLNEAVELSDHWMQKVYETAYTCTGCRRCMTYCPFGIDTGVIQGIAKMMLIAANEEPKTLTMLADMSIAKGKTIEKTKENFAAAAKNLEKEVLERWRSEGGEEVVPLDVQDASVLYVALAGKHSIIPAAAIMNAAKEKWSLSYFEAVNFGAFVGNPAKTKEIAGRIIEEAKRLNVKEVVICECGTAYRVMKHMSGEKPFGVITFAELIARYVKEGRIKLDKTKLPGKVTYHDPCQIARQGGIYEQPRYVLEHLTDNFVEMIPNRQANWCCGGGGGLVAMGEKDFRMSSAKVKAEQVKATGAEVLCTACENCHTQLSDLNDHYGLGVKVEYLSDLTAKALVQG